The Candidatus Poribacteria bacterium genome includes a region encoding these proteins:
- a CDS encoding RNA polymerase sigma factor yields the protein LTQETWIKAFRAINTFRADASFYSWLYRIAENVCIDYYRKRKVAHTIEPIHDINERRITDTHPCPSQHLARQELRHHLQEAVARLTPTRKRVFLLYYVHEMPIKTIATRMKRSEGTIKTHLRNARLHLRELLTPYLENQHISWLT from the coding sequence ATTTAACACAAGAGACTTGGATAAAAGCGTTTCGTGCCATCAACACCTTCCGCGCCGATGCTTCGTTTTACAGTTGGCTCTACCGCATCGCTGAAAACGTCTGTATCGACTACTACCGAAAACGGAAGGTAGCACACACCATCGAACCCATTCATGACATCAATGAACGCCGCATCACAGACACACACCCCTGTCCGAGCCAACACCTCGCGCGTCAGGAACTTCGACACCATCTTCAGGAGGCTGTTGCGCGCCTGACACCGACACGCAAACGCGTCTTTCTGCTATACTATGTTCATGAAATGCCCATCAAAACCATCGCAACCCGTATGAAACGTTCCGAAGGTACCATCAAGACACATCTCCGCAACGCACGCCTCCACCTCCGAGAACTCCTCACCCCTTACCTGGAAAATCAACACATTTCTTGGCTCACATGA
- a CDS encoding ABC transporter permease, producing MRLIEGLSIGISAIRANKMRSLLTMLGIIIGIASVLAMIAIGDGAKEIVIQDAQKMGGATRITLYQTSYKRENNRWVRIRSNEYMEYEDALAIEAECPSVSAVTPRIADWRGVLIQGPDGSETRAGYNGVDASYTTAMDWDVQEGRFITDEDVQNAARICVLGDELATELFGTKSPLGQEIKIVKRVSYRDQWGRRTRRRSTERLTVVGTFMPRGTSLQFGWSYDNLAFIPVSTVQERFTGDDEVGSIMVFANNVDAVPKAIEEVKTVIRKRHRNQDDFVRIRAMRSGMAQLEKISKMIKIALGSIAGFSLLVGGIGIMNMMLVAVTERTREIGLRKALGAKSLDILAQFLMEAVIMCGVGGAIGIGLGIFAGEGMAMLAVKIAKIVPEWPSVISMQWVMISVSFSAAIGIAFGMYPAIKASTLQPVEALRKD from the coding sequence ATGCGTTTAATTGAAGGGCTATCTATTGGAATCTCCGCGATTCGCGCAAATAAGATGCGCTCTTTACTAACAATGCTGGGTATTATCATCGGTATCGCCTCTGTACTGGCAATGATCGCTATCGGTGATGGTGCCAAAGAAATTGTGATACAGGACGCACAGAAAATGGGCGGTGCAACCCGAATCACACTGTACCAAACATCATACAAACGAGAAAACAACAGATGGGTCCGCATCCGTAGCAATGAATACATGGAATACGAAGATGCGTTGGCTATTGAGGCAGAATGTCCATCTGTGAGCGCAGTCACGCCTCGAATTGCGGATTGGAGAGGCGTATTGATTCAAGGTCCAGACGGTAGTGAAACCCGTGCTGGCTATAACGGTGTAGATGCCAGTTATACAACCGCAATGGATTGGGATGTTCAAGAAGGACGCTTCATTACAGATGAGGATGTTCAGAACGCAGCAAGAATCTGTGTGCTGGGCGATGAACTCGCGACCGAGCTGTTTGGCACCAAATCCCCCTTAGGACAAGAAATCAAAATTGTCAAAAGGGTTAGCTACCGCGATCAATGGGGACGGAGAACGAGGCGGCGGTCCACCGAACGTCTCACGGTTGTTGGCACATTCATGCCGAGGGGCACAAGTCTCCAGTTCGGATGGAGTTACGATAACCTTGCCTTTATTCCTGTGTCAACTGTGCAAGAGCGTTTCACCGGGGACGATGAGGTGGGGAGTATTATGGTTTTCGCCAATAATGTTGACGCGGTCCCGAAAGCGATCGAAGAGGTGAAAACCGTCATCAGAAAACGACATAGAAACCAAGATGATTTCGTTAGAATTCGGGCGATGCGTTCAGGCATGGCACAGTTAGAAAAAATCAGCAAGATGATTAAAATCGCCTTGGGCAGTATTGCTGGCTTCTCGCTTCTCGTTGGCGGCATCGGCATTATGAATATGATGTTAGTTGCTGTCACCGAACGCACCCGTGAAATTGGACTTCGGAAGGCACTCGGTGCTAAATCTTTAGATATCCTGGCACAGTTCCTCATGGAAGCTGTCATAATGTGTGGTGTAGGGGGTGCAATCGGCATCGGATTAGGTATTTTCGCTGGAGAAGGTATGGCGATGCTCGCCGTTAAAATCGCTAAAATCGTTCCCGAATGGCCCTCGGTAATCTCTATGCAGTGGGTGATGATTTCGGTCTCCTTCTCTGCGGCAATTGGTATCGCCTTTGGTATGTATCCGGCAATAAAAGCCTCCACCCTCCAACCCGTTGAAGCATTACGCAAAGACTAA
- a CDS encoding ABC transporter permease, whose amino-acid sequence MHIVEGVSVGISAIRSNKMRSLLTMLGIIIGVASVLAMIAIGDGAKEIVMRDAQKLGGANQFTMYRTWYKRENNRWVRIRSNEYMEYGDVLAIEAECPSVSAVTPRIPDWKGVLIQTEGGAETRAGYNGVDASYQTAMDWDIKDGRFITDEDVENATKVCVLGDEVAVALFGAKSPLGQEIKIAKGQGYYDRWGRKEGKRSTERFTVVGTLVPRGRSLRFGWSFDNLVFMPISTTQERFTGNDRIQDIVIYAHTIEDVPQAIEEVKAVIRKRHKNQDDFIRIFEMRAGMAQLEKISKMIKIALGSIAGFSLLVGGIGIMNMMLVAVTERTREIGLRKALGAKPLDILTQFLIEAVVMCAVGGAIGVGLGIFAGEGMALLAVKIAKIVPEWPAVVSMQWVVISVSFSAAIGISFGLYPAIKASSLSPIEALRKD is encoded by the coding sequence ATGCACATAGTTGAGGGAGTATCGGTTGGAATTTCCGCGATCCGTTCAAACAAAATGCGCTCGTTGCTGACGATGCTCGGAATCATCATCGGTGTCGCATCTGTATTGGCGATGATTGCCATCGGTGATGGTGCCAAAGAAATCGTGATGCGAGATGCCCAGAAACTGGGCGGTGCGAATCAGTTTACCATGTACCGTACATGGTATAAGCGGGAGAATAACAGATGGGTCCGTATCCGCAGCAACGAATACATGGAATACGGAGATGTATTGGCTATTGAGGCAGAATGTCCATCCGTGAGCGCAGTTACACCGAGAATCCCAGATTGGAAGGGTGTATTAATTCAAACTGAAGGCGGTGCTGAAACCCGTGCGGGTTACAATGGTGTGGATGCAAGTTATCAAACCGCAATGGATTGGGATATCAAAGACGGACGTTTTATTACGGATGAAGACGTTGAAAACGCAACAAAAGTCTGTGTCCTTGGCGATGAGGTCGCTGTCGCTCTATTCGGTGCCAAATCGCCTTTAGGGCAAGAAATTAAAATCGCAAAGGGGCAGGGCTATTACGACCGATGGGGTCGGAAAGAGGGCAAGCGATCCACGGAACGTTTTACCGTCGTCGGTACACTCGTGCCCAGAGGTAGAAGTCTACGGTTCGGGTGGAGTTTTGATAACCTTGTCTTTATGCCAATATCCACAACACAAGAACGCTTTACCGGCAACGACCGAATTCAGGACATTGTAATCTATGCACATACCATCGAAGATGTTCCACAGGCGATTGAAGAGGTAAAAGCCGTCATCAGAAAACGACATAAAAACCAAGACGACTTCATCAGAATTTTTGAGATGCGAGCAGGCATGGCACAGTTAGAGAAAATCAGTAAGATGATTAAAATCGCCTTAGGGAGTATCGCTGGGTTCTCACTCCTTGTCGGGGGGATTGGCATTATGAATATGATGTTAGTCGCTGTTACGGAGCGCACCCGGGAAATCGGTCTCCGAAAGGCACTCGGTGCTAAACCTCTGGATATCTTAACTCAGTTCCTAATAGAGGCGGTTGTAATGTGTGCTGTAGGCGGCGCAATCGGGGTTGGGTTGGGCATCTTTGCCGGTGAAGGAATGGCACTGCTCGCCGTCAAAATCGCTAAAATTGTCCCCGAATGGCCCGCCGTTGTTTCCATGCAGTGGGTCGTAATTTCGGTCTCATTTTCCGCTGCGATTGGCATTTCGTTCGGACTGTACCCCGCAATAAAAGCATCATCGCTCTCACCGATTGAAGCACTTCGTAAAGATTAA